A genomic region of Paenibacillus sp. PL2-23 contains the following coding sequences:
- a CDS encoding family 43 glycosylhydrolase → MIQMNIQSSFVNPVLGGDYPDPSVIRVGCDYYMTHSSFRYYPGLLIWHSKDLVNWRPLCHALHEYVGDVWAPDFIQYEGRYYIYFPAGGTNWVVTAISPGGPWSKPIDLKVSHIDPGHVAGADGKRYLHLSGGHIVELARDGLSVIGTPRKIYDGWLYPNEWRVEGFCLESPKLIFKNGYYYLTSAQGGTAGPATSHMVVSARSHNPWGPWENSPHNPIVRTVHRDEAWHSKGHGTIFEDSDGKWWIIYHGYEKGYYTLGRQTLLEAIQWTEDDWFKTCEGVRIDQPATKSVGSTIGHELNSSEILLDGEISLKWQCYDALIHDRCRVEKGGLILMPLPPGEQMSPLVYIAHEHCYTIEAKLSLLSDDSEGRLLLFYNRECYTGIGFNREGVYAIRQTKNLRPRPVGSRTLELKLVNDHHEVDCYYRIDEEEWVKLPESMDTSGYHHNALGQFLSLRPGVDASGGGEVFVEYVRII, encoded by the coding sequence ATGATACAAATGAATATACAATCCAGCTTTGTAAATCCCGTGCTTGGAGGCGATTACCCGGATCCTTCCGTCATTCGAGTAGGCTGCGACTATTATATGACGCATTCTTCTTTCCGCTATTATCCTGGCTTACTCATTTGGCATTCCAAGGATCTTGTGAACTGGAGACCTTTATGCCATGCGTTACATGAGTATGTAGGCGATGTATGGGCACCAGATTTCATCCAATACGAGGGGCGTTATTACATTTATTTTCCAGCAGGAGGGACGAATTGGGTTGTTACGGCAATTTCTCCTGGGGGACCGTGGAGCAAGCCAATTGATTTGAAGGTGAGTCATATCGATCCTGGTCATGTGGCTGGGGCGGATGGCAAACGGTATTTGCATCTTTCAGGCGGACATATCGTGGAATTGGCGCGTGACGGTCTTTCGGTTATTGGAACCCCGCGTAAGATATACGATGGCTGGCTCTATCCTAACGAGTGGCGAGTCGAGGGGTTCTGTTTGGAATCCCCTAAGCTGATATTTAAGAATGGTTATTATTATTTAACTTCAGCCCAAGGGGGGACGGCAGGGCCAGCGACCAGCCATATGGTTGTTTCTGCAAGATCTCATAATCCGTGGGGACCCTGGGAGAACTCGCCGCACAATCCCATCGTGCGTACCGTCCACCGGGATGAAGCTTGGCATAGTAAAGGTCATGGCACCATATTCGAGGATTCTGATGGTAAGTGGTGGATTATATATCATGGGTATGAGAAGGGTTATTACACATTGGGAAGACAAACCCTGCTAGAGGCGATTCAATGGACCGAGGACGACTGGTTCAAAACTTGTGAGGGAGTTCGCATTGATCAACCTGCAACCAAGTCCGTTGGTTCCACGATCGGGCATGAGCTTAATTCTAGTGAAATATTATTAGACGGAGAGATCTCTCTGAAATGGCAATGTTATGATGCATTGATACATGACCGGTGCCGTGTTGAGAAGGGAGGGCTCATTCTCATGCCTTTGCCGCCAGGAGAACAGATGTCCCCTTTAGTATATATCGCTCATGAACATTGTTATACCATAGAAGCCAAACTCTCCTTGTTAAGCGATGATTCAGAAGGAAGACTTCTTCTCTTCTACAATCGGGAATGCTATACGGGAATTGGATTCAATCGGGAGGGCGTATATGCTATTCGTCAGACCAAAAATTTGCGCCCTAGACCGGTCGGCTCCAGAACTCTGGAACTGAAGCTCGTCAACGATCATCATGAAGTTGATTGCTATTATAGAATTGATGAGGAAGAATGGGTCAAGCTTCCGGAATCTATGGATACATCGGGCTATCATCATAATGCTCTTGGGCAATTCCTCAGCTTGCGACCTGGCGTGGACGCATCAGGAGGGGGAGAAGTTTTCGTCGAATATGTTCGCATCATTTGA
- a CDS encoding extracellular solute-binding protein, with translation MKKGINLLLVVIFSIASIMGCSGGNTNSSGTSTNPTNTNPEATSKAEPVKEKLAISMVVPSYAGGGWPDNNHPTIKYLNEKFNIELDVQWIPGPNYNEKLNVLAASDNLPDIYRANPGSNLYEKWQGEGAFVELSSYIDNYPNLKNAFPEEYWKFLNPKDKIYGVPYGAPTNPTAFVVRKDWLDNVGLSVPNPDTFTIDEFYEIAKAFALKDPDQNGKNDTLGFSFGKFSGELPLRYAFGLSDGWMEIGGELVPYIVQEAEMKEYLTFLNKAYKEGVLDKDFPINEGQAINEKVSSGKLGLAIHIPIALLRNEAKVKEVQPNAEFVQLAPPIGPTGIQLNDSVELLDKVVLNGKMDQAKVERILEMMDWWVTDEGTDIIKNGPPNVFYKDNGDGTFTPTDEALSEGTRLAILNNWVFRRIANDHDVFKWDSQEYRERITSFFEMNEKYAAPLNPASGITFMSPTFAKKWTDLEKKYHQTVFKIIMGEAPLDSISGAIADWKKNGGDDIIKEINEAYQQMK, from the coding sequence ATGAAAAAGGGGATTAATTTGCTTTTGGTTGTAATCTTCTCGATCGCAAGCATAATGGGCTGCAGCGGAGGCAATACGAATTCGAGTGGTACGAGCACAAATCCGACAAACACGAACCCAGAGGCAACAAGCAAGGCGGAGCCCGTCAAAGAAAAGCTCGCTATCAGTATGGTTGTACCATCTTACGCGGGAGGAGGCTGGCCGGATAATAACCATCCTACCATTAAGTACCTGAATGAAAAGTTCAACATCGAGCTTGATGTACAGTGGATTCCAGGACCGAACTATAATGAAAAGCTTAATGTCCTGGCGGCTTCGGATAATCTCCCTGATATTTACCGAGCTAACCCTGGCAGCAACCTATACGAGAAGTGGCAAGGAGAAGGCGCGTTCGTCGAACTATCCTCCTATATCGATAACTATCCTAATTTGAAAAACGCATTTCCAGAGGAATATTGGAAGTTCTTGAATCCCAAGGACAAAATTTATGGTGTCCCGTATGGAGCCCCCACTAATCCGACTGCCTTCGTCGTTCGTAAAGATTGGCTAGACAATGTAGGGCTGTCGGTTCCCAATCCGGATACGTTTACAATTGATGAATTTTATGAAATTGCAAAAGCATTTGCGTTAAAAGATCCTGATCAAAACGGAAAAAACGATACGCTGGGCTTCTCCTTCGGCAAATTTAGCGGAGAGCTGCCGTTACGTTATGCGTTCGGCTTGTCCGATGGCTGGATGGAAATCGGTGGGGAGTTGGTCCCTTATATCGTACAGGAAGCAGAGATGAAGGAATACCTGACTTTCCTGAATAAAGCATACAAGGAAGGTGTCTTGGACAAGGATTTCCCGATTAACGAGGGGCAGGCCATTAACGAGAAGGTCAGCTCAGGAAAGCTGGGTCTTGCTATCCATATTCCAATCGCTCTTCTTCGGAATGAAGCGAAGGTGAAAGAGGTGCAGCCTAATGCGGAATTCGTGCAGCTTGCTCCGCCGATCGGACCGACGGGCATCCAATTGAACGATTCCGTGGAGCTTCTCGATAAGGTCGTTCTCAATGGTAAGATGGATCAAGCCAAGGTCGAGCGAATATTGGAAATGATGGACTGGTGGGTGACAGACGAAGGAACGGACATTATTAAGAATGGTCCTCCTAACGTATTCTACAAGGATAACGGAGACGGAACGTTTACTCCAACAGACGAGGCGTTAAGCGAAGGAACGAGATTGGCCATTCTCAATAACTGGGTGTTCAGAAGAATTGCAAACGATCATGACGTATTCAAGTGGGATTCCCAGGAATATCGGGAACGGATTACATCTTTCTTCGAGATGAATGAGAAATACGCAGCGCCGCTCAATCCAGCTTCCGGCATCACGTTTATGTCTCCGACTTTTGCTAAGAAGTGGACTGATCTGGAGAAAAAATATCATCAAACGGTATTCAAAATTATTATGGGCGAGGCGCCATTGGATTCCATCTCGGGGGCAATTGCGGATTGGAAGAAGAACGGCGGGGACGATATCATAAAGGAAATTAATGAAGCGTATCAACAAATGAAGTAA